A window of the Thalassospira sp. TSL5-1 genome harbors these coding sequences:
- the soxR gene encoding redox-sensitive transcriptional activator SoxR, whose product MTEEKSVSCPAGGAVLSVGEVAARTGVAVSAIHFYERQGLIHSIRTQGNQRRFNRGVLRRIGIIKVAQRTGIPLNEIREALSCLPLDRPPTARDWRHLSSRWRDDLNTRIEQLTRLRDQLGACIGCGCLSLSDCPLRNPDDYLARDGAGARFLEAGAHHDDGVA is encoded by the coding sequence ATGACCGAAGAAAAATCAGTATCTTGCCCCGCGGGTGGCGCGGTTTTATCGGTCGGTGAAGTGGCGGCCCGCACAGGGGTGGCGGTTTCCGCCATTCATTTTTATGAACGCCAGGGATTGATCCACAGCATCCGGACCCAGGGAAACCAGCGGCGTTTTAATCGTGGTGTTTTACGCCGGATCGGTATTATCAAGGTGGCACAGCGCACGGGCATTCCGTTAAATGAAATTCGCGAAGCCCTTTCCTGCTTACCGCTTGATCGCCCGCCAACGGCACGGGACTGGCGGCATTTGTCGTCGCGATGGCGCGATGATTTGAACACCCGTATTGAACAGTTGACCCGTCTGCGCGACCAGTTGGGGGCCTGCATCGGCTGCGGTTGTTTGTCGTTATCGGACTGTCCTTTGCGAAATCCCGATGATTATCTGGCCCGCGATGGGGCAGGGGCGCGGTTTTTGGAAGCCGGTGCCCATCATGATGACGGCGTGGCGTAA
- a CDS encoding HPF/RaiA family ribosome-associated protein: protein MKVPVQITYRDVDQSDALDERIRFKVEKLEETFDRMTSCHVVIEKPHSSRARPLYSVHFGINVPGKEIMVKRDSADHAHEDVYIALKNSYQAARRQLKDYAEKMRNH from the coding sequence ATGAAGGTTCCCGTGCAAATCACCTATCGTGATGTTGATCAGTCCGATGCGCTTGACGAGCGTATCCGTTTCAAGGTGGAGAAACTGGAAGAAACCTTCGACCGGATGACATCGTGTCATGTGGTTATTGAAAAACCCCATTCCTCCCGTGCCCGCCCGCTATATTCGGTGCATTTCGGCATTAATGTTCCGGGCAAGGAAATCATGGTCAAGCGTGACAGTGCGGATCACGCCCATGAGGATGTCTATATCGCCCTTAAAAACAGCTATCAGGCGGCCCGTCGCCAGCTTAAGGACTATGCCGAAAAAATGCGCAACCACTAA
- a CDS encoding NADPH-dependent FMN reductase, protein MMERLNLAIVYGSAGKSRFCDTIVNWLVPIILEDGDFLIETIDPAQIKHAPQGGRHNCPTSSQIRPAIAEADAYLIVTPEYNHSFTGELKLLIDSAREEWRRKPAGFVTYGGISGGLRAAEQLRSVFGELHVATIRETVSFANVWECFDDHGRPYDLANAKLAAQKQLADLKWWARALREARLPMRTLEQSTMTETRATPGLTSTLHNQFA, encoded by the coding sequence ATGATGGAACGTTTGAATCTGGCAATCGTCTATGGCAGTGCTGGTAAAAGCCGATTTTGCGACACCATCGTGAACTGGCTGGTTCCGATCATTCTGGAGGACGGTGATTTTCTGATTGAAACCATCGACCCCGCCCAGATCAAACATGCCCCGCAAGGTGGCCGGCACAACTGCCCCACCAGCAGCCAAATTCGCCCTGCCATTGCCGAGGCGGATGCCTATCTGATTGTCACGCCGGAATATAACCATAGCTTTACCGGTGAACTGAAATTGCTGATCGATTCGGCACGGGAGGAATGGCGTCGCAAACCCGCAGGATTTGTCACCTATGGCGGTATTTCCGGCGGATTACGTGCCGCCGAACAATTGCGTAGCGTTTTTGGCGAACTGCATGTCGCCACCATCCGCGAGACCGTCAGCTTTGCCAATGTATGGGAATGTTTTGACGATCATGGCCGCCCCTATGATTTGGCAAATGCCAAGCTGGCCGCACAAAAGCAGCTTGCCGACCTGAAATGGTGGGCCCGTGCCCTACGCGAGGCACGCCTTCCCATGCGAACACTTGAACAATCCACCATGACCGAAACCCGGGCAACACCGGGACTGACCAGCACCTTGCACAACCAGTTTGCCTGA